A region of Anticarsia gemmatalis isolate Benzon Research Colony breed Stoneville strain chromosome 10, ilAntGemm2 primary, whole genome shotgun sequence DNA encodes the following proteins:
- the LOC142976181 gene encoding cytochrome P450 6B5-like isoform X1, which yields MWFVVLLFWLLVTIYQFSKRKFDYWEKRNVPHLKPLPFFGNYKEFILLKTSVGNVLSEICEKFPKEPYIGSYYGTEPSLIVQDPELIKIILTKDFYYFNGREISDHVEKEPSTKGIFFSYGDKWKVVRQNLTPLYTTAKMRNMFPLIEKCSREFEKLLEEEVGSSNVIKANCIMTRFTLDCVGSAAFGVEPKVMEKDFENNHFKKMSERIFEQSTYRGYKNICRAVWPSIFYGLGFHSYRREIKDFFSSLLTEVFKQRDYTPSARHDFVDLILAFAKNEYLVGDSIKRLKTGEFEKVSIKVDDELLASQCVSFLGAGYETSATTLGLILFEMAKHPYTQEKAFKELDQYLDEHDNILNYDCVSKLPYLEACIDEALRLYPSLPNMTREVMEDYTFPTGLRVEKGLRIHLPIWHIQRNAAYFPEPETFRPERFIGEEKANIRPYTYMPFGEGYRICIGLRFAKMQILAGLVTVFKSYRLELADGQPTTLKFDPRVVVNKPTSNIFLKFIPREDGRRFKRIAT from the exons ATGTGGTTCGTAGTGTTATTGTTTTGGTTGCTTGTTACTATTTATCAATTCTCTAAAAGAAAATTTGATTACTGGGAGAAAAGGAATGTGCCTCATTTAAAACCCCTGCCTTTTTTTGGCaattataaagaatttattttattaaaaacctcCGTAGGGAATGTTCTCAGCGAAATCTGTGAAAAATTCCCGAAGGAACCATATATTGGATCTTATTATGGGACCGAACCGTCGCTTATAGTTCAAGACCCAGAACTTATCAAGATTATTTTGACAAAggatttttattacttcaatgGTAGAGAAATATCAGATCATGTGGAAAAGGAACCCAGTAcgaaaggtatatttttttcatatggaGACAAATGGAAAGTAGTCCGTCAGAATTTGACACCCTTATACACAACGGCTAAAATGAGGAATATGTTTCCCTTGATTGAGAAATGTTCAAGAGAATTCGAAAAATTGCTTGAAGAAGAGGTCGGAAGTTCGAATGTCATTAAAGCAAATTGTATAATGACTCGCTTTACCTTGGACTGCGTTGGCTCCGCTGCATTTGGTGTCGAACCGAAAGTAATGGAAAAAGATTTCGAAAACAACCACTTCAAAAAGATGAGTGAGCGAATATTTGAGCAATCAACGTATAGAGGCTACAAAAATATCTGCAGGGCTGTTTGGCCTTCTATATTTTATGGATTGGGATTCCATTCGTACCGGCGAGAAATCAAAGATTTTTTCTCTTCCTTATTAACTGAAGTGTTTAAGCAAAGAGATTATACACCATCCGCTCGACATGATTTCGTTGATTTAATTTTGGCATTTGCCAAGAATGAGTATTTAGTAGGTGATAGTATAAAGAGATTGAAGACTGGTGAATTTGAGAAGGTGTCGATTAAGGTGGATGATGAGTTATTGGCATCGCAATGTGTGTCTTTTTTGGGAGCTGGTTATGAGACATCGGCGACAACGCTCGGTCTGATACTTTTTGAGATGGCCAAGCATCCATATACCCAGGAAAAAGCGTTCAAGGAATTAGACCAGTACTTGGATGAGCACGACAACATCCTTAATTACGATTGCGTTTCAAAACTCCCTTACCTTGAAGCGTGTATCGACGAGGCTTTGCGATTGTATCCTAGTTTGCCCAACATGACACGGGAGGTAATGGAGGACTATACTTTCCCTACAGGTCTGAGAGTCGAGAAAGGCTTAAGGATACATTTACCGATATGGCACATACAACGTAACGCTGCTTACTTCCCGGAACCTGAAACGTTTAGGCCTGAAAGATTTATAGGTGAAGAAAAGGCTAATATAAGGCCGTACACATATATGCCGTTTGGTGAAGGCTATAGGATTTGTATCG GTCTACGTTTTGCAAAGATGCAGATCTTGGCCGGATTAGTGACTGTCTTCAAAAGCTACCGACTCGAGCTGGCCGATGGACAACCGACTACATTAAAATTTGACCCAAGGGTAGTGGTAAACAAACCCACAAGTAATATATTCTTGAAATTCATACCAAGAGAAGATGGACGTCGTTTTAAACGAATCGCAACTTAA
- the LOC142976181 gene encoding cytochrome P450 6a8-like isoform X2, translating into MRNMFPLIEKCSREFEKLLEEEVGSSNVIKANCIMTRFTLDCVGSAAFGVEPKVMEKDFENNHFKKMSERIFEQSTYRGYKNICRAVWPSIFYGLGFHSYRREIKDFFSSLLTEVFKQRDYTPSARHDFVDLILAFAKNEYLVGDSIKRLKTGEFEKVSIKVDDELLASQCVSFLGAGYETSATTLGLILFEMAKHPYTQEKAFKELDQYLDEHDNILNYDCVSKLPYLEACIDEALRLYPSLPNMTREVMEDYTFPTGLRVEKGLRIHLPIWHIQRNAAYFPEPETFRPERFIGEEKANIRPYTYMPFGEGYRICIGLRFAKMQILAGLVTVFKSYRLELADGQPTTLKFDPRVVVNKPTSNIFLKFIPREDGRRFKRIAT; encoded by the exons ATGAGGAATATGTTTCCCTTGATTGAGAAATGTTCAAGAGAATTCGAAAAATTGCTTGAAGAAGAGGTCGGAAGTTCGAATGTCATTAAAGCAAATTGTATAATGACTCGCTTTACCTTGGACTGCGTTGGCTCCGCTGCATTTGGTGTCGAACCGAAAGTAATGGAAAAAGATTTCGAAAACAACCACTTCAAAAAGATGAGTGAGCGAATATTTGAGCAATCAACGTATAGAGGCTACAAAAATATCTGCAGGGCTGTTTGGCCTTCTATATTTTATGGATTGGGATTCCATTCGTACCGGCGAGAAATCAAAGATTTTTTCTCTTCCTTATTAACTGAAGTGTTTAAGCAAAGAGATTATACACCATCCGCTCGACATGATTTCGTTGATTTAATTTTGGCATTTGCCAAGAATGAGTATTTAGTAGGTGATAGTATAAAGAGATTGAAGACTGGTGAATTTGAGAAGGTGTCGATTAAGGTGGATGATGAGTTATTGGCATCGCAATGTGTGTCTTTTTTGGGAGCTGGTTATGAGACATCGGCGACAACGCTCGGTCTGATACTTTTTGAGATGGCCAAGCATCCATATACCCAGGAAAAAGCGTTCAAGGAATTAGACCAGTACTTGGATGAGCACGACAACATCCTTAATTACGATTGCGTTTCAAAACTCCCTTACCTTGAAGCGTGTATCGACGAGGCTTTGCGATTGTATCCTAGTTTGCCCAACATGACACGGGAGGTAATGGAGGACTATACTTTCCCTACAGGTCTGAGAGTCGAGAAAGGCTTAAGGATACATTTACCGATATGGCACATACAACGTAACGCTGCTTACTTCCCGGAACCTGAAACGTTTAGGCCTGAAAGATTTATAGGTGAAGAAAAGGCTAATATAAGGCCGTACACATATATGCCGTTTGGTGAAGGCTATAGGATTTGTATCG GTCTACGTTTTGCAAAGATGCAGATCTTGGCCGGATTAGTGACTGTCTTCAAAAGCTACCGACTCGAGCTGGCCGATGGACAACCGACTACATTAAAATTTGACCCAAGGGTAGTGGTAAACAAACCCACAAGTAATATATTCTTGAAATTCATACCAAGAGAAGATGGACGTCGTTTTAAACGAATCGCAACTTAA